Proteins encoded by one window of Vitis vinifera cultivar Pinot Noir 40024 chromosome 10, ASM3070453v1:
- the LOC100855046 gene encoding LOW QUALITY PROTEIN: G-type lectin S-receptor-like serine/threonine-protein kinase At1g11410 (The sequence of the model RefSeq protein was modified relative to this genomic sequence to represent the inferred CDS: substituted 1 base at 1 genomic stop codon): MKSHMHPVKMFLQYLLLFLMLPLCSSTNTITPNQPFRDGDLLVSKESRFALGFFSPRNSTLRYIGVWYNTIREQTVVWVLNRDHPINDTSGVLSINTSEHLLLHRGNTHVWSTDVSISSVNPTMAQLLDTGNLVLIQNGDKRVVWQGFDYPTDNLIPHMKLVLDRRASFNRFLTSWKSPTDPGTGKNSFEINASKSPQLCLYQGSERLWRTGHWNGLRWSGVPTMMHNMIINTSFLNNQDEISYMFVMANASVLSRMTVELDGYLQRYTWQETEGKWFSFYTCPRDRCDRYGRCGPNSNCDNSRTEFECTCLTGFEPKSPRDWFLKDGSAGCLRKEGAKVCGNGEGFVKMEGAKPPDTSVARVNMNMSLETCREGCLKECSCSGYAAANVSGSGSGCLSWHGDLVDTRVFPEGGEDLYVRVDCXKVDLAENQKQSKGFLAKKGMMAILKMKDSPGAKEHDESRTNFELQFFDLNTIAAATNNFSSKNELGCGGFGSVYKGQLSNGQEIVVKNLSKDSGQGKEEFKNEATLIAKLQHVNLVRLLGCCITEEENMLVYEYLSNKSLDSFIFDETKKSLLDWRKRFEIIVGIARGILYLHEDSRLRIIHRDLKASNVLLDAKMFPKISDFGLVRIFRGNQMEGNTNRVVGTYGYMSPEYAMEGLFSTKSDVYSFGVLLLEIITGRKNSTYYREGPSISLVGNVWNLWEEGKALDIIDPSLEKSYPTDEVLSHIQIGLLCVQESVTDRPTMLTIIFMLGNNSTLPFPKRPAFISKTTHKSEDLSSSGEGLLSVNNVTVTVLQPR; encoded by the exons ATGAAGTCACATATGCATCCTGTAAAGATGTTTCTTCAGTACTTGCTTCTATTCCTTATGCTCCCACTTTGCAGCTCCACTAACACCATAACTCCTAACCAGCCCTTCAGAGATGGTGACCTTCTAGTCTCTAAAGAGTCCAGGTTTGCTCTTGGCTTCTTCAGTCCACGGAATTCTACACTCCGATATATTGGAGTTTGGTACAACACAATTCGTGAACAAACCGTTGTATGGGTTCTTAATAGAGACCATCCTATCAATGATACCTCCGGAGTCCTCTCCATCAACACTTCTGAACACCTCCTTTTGCACCGCGGAAACACTCATGTATGGTCCACAGACGTTTCCATCTCATCAGTGAACCCTACTATGGCTCAGCTGTTAGATACCGGAAACCTAGTCTTGATCCAAAACGGTGACAAGAGGGTTGTGTGGCAAGGCTTTGATTATCCCACAGATAATTTGATTCCCCACATGAAACTCGTACTGGATCGGAGAGCCAGTTTTAACAGGTTCCTAACTTCTTGGAAGTCCCCAACCGACCCAGGAACCGGGAAAAACTCGTTCGAGATTAACGCCAGTAAGTCTCCTCAACTGTGTCTGTACCAGGGTTCAGAGCGGCTATGGAGAACCGGTCACTGGAATGGTCTCCGGTGGAGCGGTGTGCCAACGATGATGCACAATATGATAATCAATACTAGCTTTCTGAACAATCAAGATGAAATCTCTTATATGTTTGTCATGGCCAATGCGTCGGTTCTCTCGAGGATGACGGTCGAGCTCGACGGTTATCTCCAGCGATACACGTGGCAGGAAACGGAAGGCAAATGGTTCAGCTTCTATACATGCCCAAGGGATCGGTGCGACAGGTACGGCCGGTGCGGACCGAACAGCAACTGCGATAACAGCCGCACCGAGTTTGAGTGCACGTGCCTGACGGGGTTCGAGCCCAAGTCGCCGCGTGACTGGTTCTTGAAAGACGGCTCAGCGGGATGCCTGAGGAAGGAAGGAGCGAAGGTGTGCGGGAACGGGGAAGGGTTTGTGAAGATGGAAGGTGCGAAGCCCCCAGATACATCGGTGGCACGTGTGAACATGAACATGAGCTTGGAAACGTGTAGAGAGGGGTGCCTGAAGGAGTGTTCTTGCAGTGGATACGCGGCTGCAAATGTGAGTGGAAGTGGGAGTGGATGCTTGTCTTGGCATGGGGATTTGGTGGATACAAGAGTGTTTCCTGAAGGGGGCGAAGATTTATATGTGCGTGTGGATTGTTAAAAGGTa GACCTCG CTgaaaatcaaaagcaatcaAAAGGTTTCCTTGCGAAGAAGGGGATGATGGCAATTTTG aagatgaaag ACTCTCCAGGAGCTAAGGAGCATGATGAAAGTAgaacaaattttgaattacaaTTCTTTGATCTGAACACCATAGCTGCAGCCACAAATAATTTCTCTTCTAAGAACGAACTTGGATGTGGTGGTTTTGGCTCAGTTTATAAG GGTCAGCTATCTAATGGACAAGAAATAGTTGTGAAAAATTTATCAAAGGATTCGGGACAAGGAAAAGAAGAATTTAAGAATGAAGCGACACTTATTGCAAAACTCCAACACGTAAATCTTGTGAGGCTTTTGGGTTGTTGCATTACAGAAGAAGAGAATATGTTAGTCTATGAGTACTTATCAAACAAAAGTTTAGACTCTTTCATTTTCG ATGAAACAAAGAAGTCATTGTTAGATTGGAGGAAACGCTTTGAAATTATTGTTGGAATTGCTCGAGGAATCTTATATCTTCATGAGGACTCTAGATTAAGAATCATACACAGAGATCTAAAAGCAAGCAATGTTCTACTCGATGCCAAAATGTTTCCaaaaatttcagattttggcTTGGTTAGAATATTTCGAGGAAATCAAATGGAAGGAAACACAAATCGAGTAGTTGGAACATA TGGTTACATGTCACCTGAGTATGCGATGGAAGggttattttcaacaaaatccGATGTCTATAGCTTCGGAGTTTTGTTGTTAGAGATTATTACTGGGAGAAAAAATAGCACCTATTATCGGGAAGGTCCATCCATAAGCTTAGTTGGAAAT GTTTGGAACCTATGGGAAGAAGGCAAAGCCTTAGATATAATCGATCCGTCACTAGAAAAGTCATACCCTACAGATGAAGTATTGAGCCACATCCAAATTGGGCTCTTATGTGTCCAAGAATCTGTAACAGATCGACCTACCATGTTGActattattttcatgttgggTAATAACTCTACTCTTCCTTTTCCTAAACGGCCTgcatttatttcaaaaacaacTCACAAGAGTGAAGATCTATCATCCTCTGGTGAGGGACTTTTATCTGTAAATAATGTGACTGTGACTGTGCTTCAACCTCGCTAA
- the LOC100852694 gene encoding U-box domain-containing protein 8, producing MGGPKYPSNFKSYVNHSPVNIKGIMVTEVAFIPTSQARVLSLRFISSVCPTRKDQNLKNPLLSWKEESILEREGGRSELRMATQFPDDFKCPISLEIMSDPVILSSGHTFDRSSIQRWLDSGHRTCPITKLPLSEHPSLIPNHALRSLISNYTLVSAPKPQPHPEPQTLIATLTSPSSPLHSKLHSLDQLNQFSKRNPAFRRRLTESGAVSAVLNCVGSEDSSLQEKALSLLLNLSLDDDNKVGLVAEGAIGRIVAALHGRSPDCRAVAATMLTSLAVVEVNRATIGTYPYAIRALVSLLRDGKGREKKEAATALYAICSFPDNRRRAVECGAVPILIRIADSGLERAVEVLGLLAKCKEGREEMEKFNGCVKILVRVLRNGSSRGVQYALMTLNSLCSNGDGMCLETMKEGVLEICMGLVEDDNEKVRRNASSLVQTLQGKH from the coding sequence ATGGGCGGTCCAAAGTACCCCTCCAACTTCAAATCCTATGTCAACCACAGCCCGGTCAACATCAAGGGTATTATGGTAACTGAGGTCGCCTTTATACCCACGTCACAGGCTAGGGTTCTCAGCCTCAGGTTTATTTCTTCTGTCTGCCCTACAAGGAAAGACCAAAACCTCAAAAACCCTCTACTGAGTTGGAAAGAGGAGTCAATTttggagagagagggagggaggagCGAGTTGAGAATGGCGACTCAGTTTCCCGACGATTTCAAGTGTCCGATTTCTTTGGAGATAATGTCCGACCCGGTTATACTGTCGTCGGGTCATACTTTTGATCGGTCGTCAATTCAGCGGTGGCTGGACTCCGGTCACCGGACGTGTCCTATTACTAAACTGCCTCTCTCTGAGCACCCCTCTCTCATCCCTAACCATGCTCTGAGAAGTTTAATTTCCAACTATACCCTTGTGTCTGCTCCAAAACCACAGCCTCATCCGGAGCCCCAAACCCTAATCGCTACTCTCACCTCACCGTCTTCTCCGCTCCACTCCAAGCTCCACTCGCTCGACCAACTCAATCAGTTCTCCAAGCGTAACCCGGCTTTCCGTCGGCGGTTGACCGAGTCAGGCGCGGTTTCGGCGGTGCTGAACTGTGTTGGCTCGGAGGATTCGAGTCTGCAAGAGAAAGCGCTCTCGCTACTGTTGAATCTCAGTTTGGATGACGATAACAAGGTGGGTTTGGTGGCGGAAGGCGCTATCGGTCGAATAGTCGCCGCTTTGCACGGCCGGTCCCCCGATTGCAGGGCGGTGGCGGCCACTATGTTGACGAGTTTGGCGGTGGTAGAAGTGAACAGGGCCACGATTGGGACATACCCATATGCTATAAGGGCGCTTGTTTCGCTACTTCGAGACGGGAAAGGTAGAGAGAAGAAAGAGGCTGCGACGGCACTATATGCTATCTGTTCGTTCCCGGATAATAGGCGAAGGGCTGTTGAATGTGGGGCGGTACCGATTTTGATCAGAATTGCAGATTCGGGATTGGAGAGGGCAGTTGAAGTTCTGGGCCTTTTGGCAAAGTGCAaggaaggaagagaagagatGGAGAAATTCAATGGTTGCGTAAAGATTTTGGTGCGTGTTTTGAGAAATGGAAGCTCGCGGGGTGTACAGTATGCACTGATGACTCTGAATTCGCTGTGTAGCAATGGGGATGGGATGTGTTTGGAGACGATGAAAGAAGGGGTCTTAGAGATTTGTATGGGCTTGGTAGAGGATGATAATGAGAAGGTTAGGAGAAATGCTTCAAGTTTGGTTCAGACTCTGCAGGGAAAACATTAA